In a single window of the bacterium genome:
- a CDS encoding DUF362 domain-containing protein, whose amino-acid sequence MKARVAVLKTTPATVLEDYDRLAGLAGLDEALDKRAQTILKDNISWHFAYPGANTTPWQLEGSIQALRGRGYEDLVAVQNDTVVTDAFKGERLNRYVDIFRRYGVPVRYNFLPEDMKWVTYRPKGRLRVLDKIFPEGISLPEDFFGRNVVHLPTVKTHIYTTTTGAMKNAFGGLLNRRRHYTHSVIHETLVDLLRIQKEIHSGIFAFTDGTTCGNGPGPRTMTPVIGNYILASSDCTALDAVSSRLMGFDPLKIDYIRLAHEEGLGVGDPRQIELVGEDISGVNLRFSVGDNMASRVGDLFWFSPLKVFQRMLFHTPLVYIFVFGSAFYHDRIWFPVWGKRRVRAWAHTPWGELFESYGRKVKE is encoded by the coding sequence ATGAAAGCCAGAGTGGCAGTGCTCAAGACCACGCCGGCCACGGTGCTGGAGGATTACGACCGTCTGGCCGGCCTGGCCGGGTTGGACGAGGCCCTGGACAAAAGAGCCCAGACCATCCTCAAGGACAACATCTCCTGGCATTTCGCCTATCCGGGGGCCAACACCACCCCCTGGCAGCTCGAGGGCTCGATCCAGGCGTTGCGTGGGCGCGGCTACGAGGACCTGGTGGCCGTGCAGAACGACACCGTGGTCACCGATGCGTTCAAGGGCGAGCGTCTGAACCGCTACGTCGACATTTTCCGGCGCTACGGCGTGCCGGTGCGCTACAATTTCCTGCCCGAGGACATGAAATGGGTCACCTACCGTCCCAAGGGCCGCCTGCGGGTGCTGGATAAGATTTTCCCGGAGGGGATCAGCCTGCCGGAGGACTTTTTCGGCCGGAACGTGGTGCACCTGCCCACGGTGAAGACCCATATCTACACCACCACCACCGGGGCGATGAAGAACGCGTTCGGCGGGCTTCTCAACCGTCGCCGCCACTACACCCACAGTGTGATCCACGAGACCCTGGTCGACCTGCTGCGTATCCAGAAAGAGATACACTCGGGGATATTCGCTTTCACGGACGGCACCACCTGCGGCAACGGCCCCGGGCCGCGCACCATGACCCCGGTGATCGGCAACTACATCCTGGCCTCCTCCGACTGCACGGCCCTGGATGCGGTCTCGAGCCGCCTGATGGGGTTCGATCCCCTGAAGATCGACTACATCCGTCTGGCCCACGAGGAGGGCCTCGGGGTGGGCGACCCGCGTCAGATTGAGCTGGTGGGCGAGGATATCAGCGGCGTGAACCTGCGGTTCAGCGTGGGCGACAACATGGCGAGCCGCGTGGGCGACCTGTTCTGGTTCAGCCCGTTAAAAGTATTCCAGCGCATGCTGTTCCACACGCCGCTGGTCTATATATTTGTTTTCGGCTCGGCTTTCTACCACGACCGCATCTGGTTCCCGGTCTGGGGCAAGAGGCGGGTGCGCGCCTGGGCCCATACGCCTTGGGGCGAGCTTTTCGAAAGCTATGGCCGGAAGGTGAAAGAGTAA
- a CDS encoding decaprenyl-phosphate phosphoribosyltransferase, producing MGFCWNILQSVRPRQWSKNLLVFAGLVFAEKLGDPERVLESLLAFCAFCAFSASVYLLNDILDRERDRLHPVKCKRPLAAGRLSVSAAAWSASALALAGLLIALSLGPAFVAVSVAYLLLTGLYSWRLKRVVLLDVMLVAAGFVLRVLGGTVAIAVETSHWIILCTFLLSLFLGFAKRRHELTLLEGEADSHRAVLVHYSPYFLDQMISIVTTSTLLCYILYTLSPETVAHVGSTHLVYTVPFVIYGIFRYLYLIHQKRGGGDPTLLLFADRSLLLDVAAWLAAALVVLYL from the coding sequence GTGGGGTTCTGCTGGAATATCCTCCAGAGTGTCCGCCCGCGCCAGTGGAGCAAGAACCTGCTGGTGTTCGCCGGGCTGGTGTTCGCCGAGAAACTGGGCGACCCGGAGCGTGTGCTCGAAAGCCTGCTCGCTTTCTGCGCTTTCTGCGCCTTCTCCGCCTCGGTCTACCTGCTGAACGATATCCTGGACCGCGAGCGCGACCGTCTGCACCCGGTCAAATGTAAGCGTCCCCTGGCCGCTGGACGGCTCAGTGTGAGCGCGGCGGCCTGGAGCGCATCGGCCCTGGCCCTGGCCGGGCTGCTGATCGCTCTCAGCCTGGGACCGGCCTTTGTCGCGGTGAGCGTGGCCTACCTGCTCCTGACCGGCCTCTATTCCTGGCGCCTCAAGCGGGTGGTGCTCCTGGACGTGATGCTGGTGGCGGCCGGGTTCGTGCTGCGGGTCCTGGGCGGCACCGTGGCCATCGCGGTCGAGACCAGCCACTGGATCATCCTTTGCACTTTCCTGCTCAGCCTGTTCCTTGGTTTCGCCAAGCGCCGTCACGAGCTGACCCTGCTGGAGGGGGAGGCCGATTCGCACCGCGCCGTGCTGGTCCATTACAGCCCCTATTTCCTGGACCAGATGATCTCAATTGTCACCACCAGCACCCTTCTGTGCTACATCCTCTACACCCTGAGCCCGGAAACCGTGGCGCATGTCGGCTCGACCCATCTCGTCTACACCGTGCCGTTTGTGATTTACGGCATATTCCGTTATCTTTACCTGATTCATCAAAAGCGCGGCGGAGGCGACCCGACGCTCCTGCTGTTCGCCGACCGCTCGTTGCTGCTGGATGTGGCGGCCTGGCTGGCCGCCGCGCTGGTGGTCCTGTACCTGTAA
- a CDS encoding glycosyltransferase family 2 protein, with translation MSAAADRAGGVLPRVSFVIPTLNSASVLGLCLESIRAQDYPRERVEIVVADAGSTDSTRDLAARYGVDRIVDNPLRTGEAGKAAGFAAATGEIIALVDSDNILPGPDWLRRMVAPFEDPLVTGSEPLWYEHRPGDPLVTRYCALTGVNDPLVSFLGNYDRLNYLTGRWTGLTVPTEEREGWLRVRLQPQAIPTMGANGFMVRAEALRNTQWSPYLADIDTVWDLVSQGLDTFAKVRVGIVHLYCPDIRTFARKQTRRIRDYTYFSSQGLRRYPWKRRLGPHLVRFVLYCVCVVPLLWQAARGWLRKPDVAWFFHPLACWITLWVYASGVVRARFVRREMDRSTWKQ, from the coding sequence GTGAGCGCCGCGGCCGACAGGGCGGGAGGCGTCCTGCCGCGGGTGAGTTTCGTCATCCCGACCCTCAACTCGGCCTCCGTGCTGGGTCTATGCCTGGAGAGCATCCGGGCGCAGGACTATCCGCGTGAGCGGGTCGAGATCGTGGTGGCGGATGCCGGCTCGACCGACAGCACCCGCGATCTGGCCGCGCGCTATGGAGTAGACCGGATCGTCGATAACCCCCTGCGCACAGGCGAGGCCGGCAAGGCCGCCGGGTTCGCCGCCGCAACGGGTGAGATCATCGCCCTGGTGGACAGCGACAATATCCTGCCCGGCCCCGACTGGCTGCGGCGCATGGTCGCCCCGTTCGAGGACCCGCTGGTAACGGGCAGCGAGCCGCTCTGGTACGAGCATCGCCCGGGCGACCCCCTGGTAACCCGCTACTGCGCCCTGACCGGGGTGAACGACCCGCTGGTCAGTTTCCTGGGCAACTACGACCGTCTGAACTACCTCACCGGGCGCTGGACCGGCCTGACCGTGCCCACCGAGGAGCGGGAGGGCTGGCTGCGGGTCCGTCTGCAGCCCCAGGCGATTCCCACCATGGGGGCCAACGGTTTCATGGTGCGTGCCGAGGCCCTGCGCAACACCCAGTGGAGCCCCTACCTGGCCGACATTGACACGGTCTGGGACCTGGTGAGCCAGGGCCTGGACACTTTCGCCAAGGTGCGCGTGGGGATCGTGCACCTCTACTGCCCCGACATCCGCACGTTCGCGCGCAAGCAGACCCGCCGCATCCGCGACTATACCTATTTCAGCAGCCAGGGCCTGCGCCGCTACCCCTGGAAGCGCCGCCTGGGGCCGCACCTGGTACGGTTCGTGCTGTACTGCGTGTGCGTTGTCCCGCTGCTCTGGCAGGCCGCGCGCGGCTGGCTGCGCAAGCCCGATGTGGCCTGGTTTTTTCATCCGTTAGCCTGCTGGATCACGCTCTGGGTCTACGCCAGCGGGGTGGTGCGGGCGCGTTTCGTGCGCCGCGAGATGGACCGCAGCACCTGGAAACAATAG